One stretch of Passer domesticus isolate bPasDom1 chromosome 2, bPasDom1.hap1, whole genome shotgun sequence DNA includes these proteins:
- the LOC135295130 gene encoding uncharacterized protein LOC135295130 — protein sequence MSGEVLAAAAAAAARSLDELLLSHDVIFPALFNSRLSTQFVEKHERLQRSPKAGRERGSRGAGRALGTAHLAGADKSRNLRTGLLLLLLLWLSRDHRRSSRRGGSCCRGSPLLRGGRRRLRGQPHAAASAERFPAAAAERWGRGTRAQAAETPRRAGCGGTEVTWERGRRAARAGPAAQQVPAARSGRAAPARPLRARERAKSAGALGRACAAGRRRARYLPAPRRDAAGAPGSVGKARGCVLRVLRALRTVKGKASSVHIFFPSPVLLHVTFSHTL from the exons atgagcggggaagtgctggctgctgccgccgccgccgccgctcgctCGCTGGACGAGTTGTTGTTGTCACACG ATGTAATTTTCCCAGCCCTTTTCAACAGTCGCTTGTCAACACAGTTTGTGGAGAAACACGAGCGTCTCCAGCGATCCCCCAAAgccgggcgggagcgggggagccggggcgcggggcgggcgctggGCACCGCACACCTTGCCGGGGCAGACAAAAGCAGAAACCTCCGGACGGGGCtgttgctcttgctgctgctgtggctctcCCGGGACCACAGACGCTCCTCCCGCCGGGGTGGGAGTTGCTGCCGAGGGTCCCCTTTGTtgcgcggcgggcggcggcggctgcgcgGGCAGCCGCACGCGGCAGCATCCGCGGAGCGCTTCCCTGCGGCGGCCGCGGAGCGCTGGGGACGAGGCACTAGGGCTCAGGCCGCCGAGACGCCGCGCCGAGCGGGCTGCGGCGGCACAGAAGTAACTTGGGAGAGGGGCAGGCGGGCGGCCCGCGCAGGTCCCGCCGCGCAACAGGTGCCGGCGGCGCGCAGCGGGcgcgcagccccggcccggcccctccgCGCCCGAGAGCGCGCAAAGTCAGCCGGCGCGCTCGGCCGCGCATGCGcagcggggcggcggcgggcgcggtaCCTGCCGGCCCCGCGCCGGGATGCGGCTGGAGCGCCGGGCTCCGTCGGGAAAGCCCGGGGCTGCGTTCTGCGTGTCTTGAGGGCACTTCGCACTGTGAAAGGG AAAGCCAGCTCTGTCCATATTTTCTTTCCCTCGCCTGTTCTTTTGCATGTCACCTTTTCTCACACCTTGTGA